In Litoribrevibacter albus, a genomic segment contains:
- a CDS encoding BatD family protein: MQKTIAIITSLLLSMFSSLVMALDARVDRTTLPDNETLQLELSGSFSAFNLSIDLSPLDKDFRVLDNRRSTNMQYINGNFAAKTTLTVTLEPKRSGLLTIPPITIEGESSKPIQLNVTKAGQGNAGDPNMPAPIDIEVTLDTPDTWVQAQMLLKIKLFQSVELYNLELLGVKELQQMGLTIEKIGENKTYQSKRNNVTYHVTELNYVLYSDTPGSFKLPEFIFEGQMPSRASRYGKRLEARSDEITVNVKDIPKNYPSANWIPARDLQISDDLADNIELELGDSLNRNLVVSVYGQEAAVIPNMPELDSDLINVYADSPELNNQLTQDGMTGVRMDNIALISKKPGRLILPEIQIPWFNTTTGKTEIATLPSRTITIKGSGINQTQPSPAMPAAPQNPGNLAQPPASSANKAAQSAVQNEPQVVKEDAIPGWFLLIFGLVCGIVIVQTGVILRLYQKTPDLPDEPAETNRPTDWDESLPDDFVVCFRIIQKALQDHHLTIESLPDETQSLIDRFRATHYGSSQTNASFTDSDREQLRQQLKQFFEAKTVNAQGPSLYPQ, from the coding sequence ATGCAGAAAACGATAGCGATAATCACATCCCTTCTTTTATCTATGTTCAGTTCGCTGGTCATGGCATTGGATGCCCGTGTGGATCGAACCACATTGCCAGATAACGAAACACTGCAACTTGAACTGTCAGGTTCTTTTAGTGCATTTAACCTGAGTATTGATTTATCACCTCTGGATAAAGATTTTCGGGTGCTCGACAACCGTCGCAGTACTAATATGCAGTACATCAATGGCAATTTCGCGGCTAAAACTACATTAACGGTCACGTTGGAGCCTAAGCGTTCCGGGCTTCTGACGATCCCCCCTATTACCATTGAAGGAGAATCAAGCAAGCCGATCCAACTGAATGTCACCAAAGCAGGCCAAGGGAATGCGGGCGATCCGAACATGCCAGCGCCCATTGACATTGAAGTGACGCTGGACACACCCGACACCTGGGTTCAAGCGCAGATGCTCCTCAAGATAAAGCTGTTTCAATCTGTGGAACTCTACAATCTTGAGCTGTTGGGCGTAAAAGAACTACAACAGATGGGGCTGACCATTGAAAAAATTGGTGAGAACAAGACCTACCAAAGTAAGCGCAATAACGTTACTTACCATGTCACTGAACTAAATTATGTGCTGTACTCTGACACTCCCGGCTCTTTCAAGCTTCCGGAATTCATTTTTGAAGGTCAAATGCCAAGCCGTGCTTCACGCTATGGCAAACGATTAGAAGCCCGTTCAGATGAAATCACTGTTAATGTTAAGGACATTCCAAAAAACTATCCTTCAGCTAACTGGATTCCTGCGAGGGATCTTCAGATTTCAGATGATCTGGCTGATAACATTGAACTGGAATTGGGTGATTCGCTAAACAGAAACCTGGTCGTTTCTGTGTATGGTCAAGAAGCAGCAGTCATCCCTAATATGCCAGAACTGGATTCTGATCTGATAAACGTTTACGCCGACAGCCCGGAGTTGAATAATCAATTGACTCAGGATGGCATGACGGGTGTGCGTATGGACAATATCGCCCTGATTTCTAAAAAACCTGGACGCCTGATACTGCCGGAAATTCAAATCCCGTGGTTTAACACCACAACAGGTAAAACAGAGATCGCAACCCTGCCATCCAGAACCATCACGATCAAAGGCTCGGGGATCAATCAGACTCAACCATCACCAGCCATGCCTGCCGCGCCACAAAATCCTGGTAACTTGGCTCAACCCCCTGCATCCAGTGCCAACAAAGCCGCACAATCTGCGGTTCAAAACGAACCTCAAGTGGTGAAAGAAGATGCTATCCCAGGGTGGTTTTTACTCATCTTTGGTCTGGTGTGTGGCATTGTCATAGTACAAACAGGTGTCATTCTTAGGCTTTATCAGAAAACCCCTGACCTTCCTGATGAACCGGCAGAAACCAATCGTCCTACAGATTGGGATGAATCACTGCCGGATGACTTTGTGGTGTGTTTCCGCATCATACAAAAAGCGTTGCAGGACCATCACTTGACGATTGAATCTCTTCCAGATGAAACCCAATCTCTGATTGATAGATTCCGGGCAACACACTATGGTTCTTCTCAGACCAACGCTTCGTTTACAGACAGTGATAGAGAGCAATTGAGACAACAGCTCAAACAGTTTTTTGAAGCGAAAACAGTGAATGCGCAAGGACCGAGCCTCTACCCTCAGTAA
- a CDS encoding murein transglycosylase domain-containing protein has product MVSVLLKSIAPAAILGLAISANMSYATDEFEQFKQQHLGEAAQYQQTQEDEFKAYVKAYRDAFNEYKKELAAVWGDDVVISDKTNWVTHSDDLTTRNEVDFKNDEIRITLVVEDDLPEDQIKTRITEELTKIADTSVDQANRNDPISQKVDEIIATKVIAPTLPPEFKPDLKPVITITDQPVSSTGGKKQIEQLVQTAKVDIKPAPKPVNKSAPPVKKSPSNKHRIVVTVPMPKVAISSKAERFKQPVTNSSTKWKIDDALILAVIHTESSFNPMARSHIPAYGLMQIVPRSAGQDASALIYGNSRMLTSSYLYTPDKNINVGAAYLHILNSRYLSKIENPESRLYCIIAAYNTGAGNVARAFTGKTSVTKAAPKINSMTPFQVYNHLLRNLPHDETKDYLKRVSSRYEAYKKGVL; this is encoded by the coding sequence ATGGTGAGTGTCTTATTAAAATCCATTGCCCCGGCGGCCATATTGGGTTTAGCGATTAGTGCAAATATGAGCTATGCCACCGATGAGTTTGAACAATTTAAGCAACAACATCTCGGTGAAGCGGCTCAATACCAACAAACCCAGGAAGACGAATTCAAAGCTTATGTAAAAGCTTATCGGGACGCATTCAACGAATACAAGAAAGAGCTGGCCGCCGTTTGGGGTGATGACGTGGTCATCAGCGATAAGACTAATTGGGTAACTCATTCCGACGACTTAACCACCCGAAACGAAGTCGACTTTAAAAATGATGAAATTCGTATCACCTTAGTGGTTGAAGACGACCTTCCTGAAGATCAAATCAAAACCCGAATCACGGAAGAACTGACCAAGATAGCAGATACCTCGGTAGATCAGGCCAACCGAAATGATCCAATTTCGCAAAAGGTCGACGAAATCATTGCAACTAAGGTCATTGCCCCTACGCTTCCCCCGGAATTCAAACCCGATTTAAAACCTGTCATTACGATTACAGATCAACCGGTTTCATCGACGGGCGGCAAAAAACAAATTGAACAGCTGGTACAAACGGCCAAAGTCGACATTAAACCCGCGCCGAAACCGGTAAACAAATCCGCGCCCCCGGTTAAAAAATCTCCTTCCAACAAGCATAGAATCGTAGTGACCGTTCCCATGCCTAAAGTGGCTATTTCTTCCAAGGCGGAACGCTTCAAACAACCGGTCACCAATTCGTCCACCAAGTGGAAGATTGATGATGCGTTGATTCTGGCAGTAATTCATACGGAAAGCAGTTTCAACCCAATGGCACGTTCACACATACCGGCTTATGGGTTAATGCAAATTGTGCCTAGATCAGCAGGTCAGGATGCCTCCGCTCTGATTTATGGCAATTCACGGATGCTCACCTCCAGCTACTTGTATACCCCGGATAAGAACATTAACGTCGGCGCAGCCTATCTGCATATTCTTAACAGCCGTTATTTAAGTAAAATTGAAAACCCTGAATCGCGCTTGTATTGCATCATCGCAGCGTACAACACAGGTGCTGGTAATGTTGCACGAGCCTTTACAGGAAAAACCTCCGTGACTAAGGCTGCACCTAAGATTAACAGCATGACGCCATTCCAGGTGTATAACCATTTGCTAAGAAACCTGCCTCACGATGAGACCAAAGACTATTTGAAACGCGTCAGTTCTCGATATGAGGCTTACAAGAAAGGTGTGCTGTAA
- a CDS encoding serine hydrolase domain-containing protein, translating into MAKTIRFVGSVIAVLAAIALILILFNWAKVVQLYHVITLFDEEVIVENFIHMDQLFDAKEIKGELEPVTFPKQLKPLPDSYRYNGEEKSLEDFLARSQTTALLVMQGDEITHESYRLGTKAEDKRISWSVAKSFLSALFGIAVEQGHIQSLEQAVTEYVPELKGSGYEGVSIKDVLQMSSGVRFNEDYQDFNSDINRFGRLMALGGSFDEFAASLENERQPGTYMHYVSMDTHVLGMVLRSATGESIEDYFNKNLWTPLRPEASTHFIVDSTGQPMVLGGLNMRTRDFAKLGKLYLDDGKWMGQQLVPYEWVRASVTPDAPHLVPGKRDTADLVLGYGYQWWLPVNADQEFMAIGVYDQFIYVNQKANVVIVKNSANTHFMDNHFESALETVEAFRAIAESLAEKDIGETVSVSENTDSEVSEI; encoded by the coding sequence ATGGCTAAAACGATAAGGTTCGTTGGATCTGTTATTGCAGTGCTCGCTGCGATTGCTCTGATCCTGATTCTGTTCAATTGGGCGAAGGTTGTTCAGCTCTATCACGTAATTACCTTGTTTGACGAGGAAGTCATCGTCGAGAACTTTATTCATATGGATCAACTGTTCGATGCCAAAGAAATTAAGGGGGAGCTGGAACCAGTAACTTTCCCCAAACAATTGAAGCCTTTGCCTGACAGCTATCGTTACAACGGTGAAGAGAAGTCGTTGGAAGATTTTTTAGCTCGCTCCCAGACCACTGCGCTTTTAGTGATGCAAGGGGATGAAATTACTCACGAATCTTATCGTCTGGGGACAAAAGCAGAAGACAAGCGCATTTCATGGTCGGTGGCTAAATCCTTCTTGTCTGCATTATTTGGCATTGCGGTTGAGCAGGGGCATATCCAGAGTCTGGAGCAAGCAGTAACCGAGTATGTACCTGAGTTGAAGGGCAGTGGTTACGAGGGCGTAAGCATTAAAGACGTATTGCAGATGTCCAGTGGTGTACGTTTCAATGAAGATTATCAGGACTTTAATTCCGACATTAACCGTTTCGGCCGTTTGATGGCACTGGGTGGTTCGTTTGATGAGTTTGCCGCAAGCCTTGAAAATGAACGTCAGCCAGGCACCTACATGCATTACGTCAGTATGGATACCCATGTGTTAGGGATGGTGCTTCGAAGTGCTACGGGAGAGTCCATCGAGGATTACTTCAACAAAAATTTATGGACGCCATTGCGCCCTGAAGCCAGTACCCATTTTATCGTCGATTCCACTGGTCAACCTATGGTATTGGGTGGGTTGAACATGCGAACCCGTGATTTTGCCAAGTTAGGTAAGCTCTATCTCGACGATGGGAAATGGATGGGACAACAGTTGGTACCGTATGAGTGGGTAAGAGCTTCAGTAACGCCCGATGCTCCGCACTTGGTACCAGGTAAGCGTGACACGGCTGATCTTGTATTAGGTTATGGATATCAATGGTGGTTACCTGTAAATGCAGATCAGGAGTTTATGGCCATTGGTGTTTACGATCAGTTCATCTATGTGAATCAGAAAGCCAATGTAGTGATCGTGAAGAATTCAGCCAATACCCACTTCATGGATAATCATTTTGAGTCTGCCCTGGAAACGGTTGAAGCGTTCAGAGCAATTGCTGAATCCTTGGCTGAAAAGGACATTGGTGAAACGGTTTCTGTGTCGGAAAATACAGACTCAGAAGTGTCTGAGATATAA
- a CDS encoding TetR/AcrR family transcriptional regulator produces MDKPTDRNEIMGRPSKSEERREQILDAFERIILRDGYAKASQRKIAEEADLNQPMIHHYFSGQNELLDAFLARIISRYSQALNEFVQSNEAPSLEQVISFVCSDDFHKISRQNEVFFCLIGQGGFGDEMFQKLSSVYHRFLQEIICHLEQANIANAEHLAYMIMCFVIGHDWAKKLGFGEHRNEKVAHDLLSLAKLSCTES; encoded by the coding sequence TTGGATAAACCAACGGACAGAAATGAGATCATGGGACGCCCAAGCAAAAGCGAAGAACGACGTGAGCAGATCCTGGATGCTTTTGAACGAATTATTCTGCGTGACGGTTATGCGAAAGCATCACAACGAAAGATTGCAGAGGAAGCCGATCTGAATCAGCCAATGATTCATCACTACTTCTCCGGGCAAAATGAACTACTGGATGCCTTTTTGGCTCGTATCATCTCGCGATACAGCCAGGCACTGAATGAATTCGTCCAATCCAATGAAGCGCCGTCCCTTGAGCAAGTGATTTCATTCGTATGCTCAGATGACTTCCACAAAATCAGTCGACAAAATGAAGTGTTCTTCTGTTTGATTGGCCAAGGTGGATTTGGTGACGAGATGTTTCAGAAACTTTCTTCTGTTTATCATCGCTTTCTTCAAGAAATCATTTGCCACCTTGAACAGGCCAACATTGCCAATGCAGAACACCTTGCCTATATGATCATGTGTTTTGTTATTGGGCACGACTGGGCCAAAAAATTAGGGTTTGGTGAGCATCGAAATGAAAAAGTGGCACATGATCTCCTTTCTCTTGCCAAACTTTCTTGTACCGAGAGTTAA
- a CDS encoding GGDEF domain-containing protein yields the protein MLKLLFGPALALMNNLSYPSKLTLISALFAVPLSLNLFDTMRYQQQEMHAIEEKHLGIQLINEFMKVIIELEQLRDMTVLSRSEQRNKGITDYAQQRDKTLKLLTHFSERSEIKSDQLLSLSSQNLRDKLQKTRISTGSEGDIVSNLYDNSNRLVDSAYTLQSILMNEFGLFSDSDLLSTQVVAFLNKETQPIFDTAGRARAFGSYFLTLSNLTSIGINLLEDTIQKLFSHQERLQQRLIVLVATYPELKQNSLILSENINSLGNLAMMVEDNVMLDPDFLTEWEDFYQQTSTEIRRLNTFRLSLGVFLEGHYLVRKEQLQHQNFSYTAGIGFLILLFGYLFFAFVMVFRSSIRNLSIAAKHVAEGQLDETIRITSNDEIGRLAMLFDSMRNQLKAREQELIEITITDGLTKIRNRKYFNETLTKALSLSDRTDQPTSLLLIDIDFFKKINDNYGHQAGDQCLIEVAQTLKNSLSRPNDEVARYGGEEFAVLLPATDLDGAKSLAQTLCTNIQNLSIVYDQQTIPVTISIGIATSSLISSCTDDLLVTKADNALYQAKEAGRNRWISSHD from the coding sequence ATGCTCAAACTACTATTCGGCCCCGCTTTGGCGCTGATGAATAACCTAAGCTACCCATCCAAACTGACTCTCATTTCTGCTCTGTTTGCAGTACCGCTATCTCTGAACCTGTTTGACACCATGAGATATCAACAACAGGAAATGCACGCCATTGAAGAAAAACATCTTGGAATACAGCTGATCAATGAGTTCATGAAAGTCATCATCGAACTGGAACAATTGCGCGATATGACGGTACTGTCCAGGTCGGAACAACGAAATAAAGGAATAACTGATTACGCCCAACAAAGAGATAAGACCCTGAAGCTCCTTACCCATTTCAGCGAACGATCTGAAATTAAGAGTGATCAGCTACTGTCGCTATCGTCCCAAAATCTACGGGACAAACTCCAGAAAACTCGCATCAGCACAGGTTCGGAAGGTGACATTGTCAGTAATCTCTACGATAACAGTAATCGTCTTGTAGACAGTGCTTATACCCTACAGTCCATACTGATGAATGAGTTTGGCCTGTTCTCGGACTCGGACCTGCTGAGTACTCAAGTAGTTGCTTTTTTAAACAAAGAGACACAGCCCATTTTTGATACAGCAGGACGAGCTCGTGCATTTGGCAGTTATTTTCTGACGCTATCTAACCTCACCTCAATCGGGATCAATCTACTCGAAGACACAATTCAAAAACTGTTTAGCCATCAAGAGCGATTGCAGCAACGCCTTATTGTTTTGGTGGCCACATATCCGGAACTGAAACAAAACTCCCTGATTCTCTCAGAGAACATCAACAGCCTTGGAAACCTTGCCATGATGGTAGAAGACAACGTCATGCTGGACCCGGACTTTCTCACTGAATGGGAAGACTTCTATCAACAAACGTCCACAGAAATTCGACGACTGAATACGTTTCGATTGAGTTTAGGCGTGTTTCTGGAAGGCCACTATCTTGTCAGGAAAGAACAACTCCAACATCAGAACTTCTCTTATACTGCTGGCATCGGATTTCTTATTTTACTGTTTGGATATCTTTTCTTCGCATTTGTTATGGTATTTCGTAGTTCCATTCGCAACCTGTCTATCGCGGCTAAACACGTAGCAGAAGGCCAACTGGACGAAACCATTCGCATCACATCCAACGATGAAATTGGCCGCTTGGCCATGCTTTTTGATTCAATGCGAAATCAATTGAAAGCACGCGAGCAAGAACTGATCGAAATCACCATAACCGACGGTTTAACCAAAATTCGAAACCGGAAATATTTTAACGAAACCCTGACAAAAGCCCTTTCCCTATCGGATAGAACCGATCAGCCAACCAGTTTGTTACTGATCGACATCGACTTTTTCAAAAAAATTAATGACAACTATGGGCATCAAGCCGGCGATCAATGTTTGATTGAAGTGGCTCAAACGTTAAAAAATAGCTTGTCTCGCCCCAATGACGAGGTGGCTCGTTATGGTGGTGAAGAGTTTGCAGTATTGCTTCCCGCCACAGATCTGGACGGCGCAAAAAGTCTGGCTCAAACCTTATGTACAAATATTCAGAACCTGTCGATCGTCTACGATCAACAAACCATTCCTGTGACCATTAGTATTGGCATAGCAACCTCCAGTCTGATCTCATCTTGTACTGATGATCTGCTGGTGACCAAAGCCGACAACGCTTTGTATCAAGCCAAAGAAGCAGGTCGGAATCGGTGGATCAGTAGTCATGATTAG
- a CDS encoding DUF1329 domain-containing protein: MIRISPVLRRRRKQAFISLMMLMLCTTSYAGQTMDDSLTPTGAILQGSDDGQIPDWVSDKTVADELHQQLDKDTPLFVINGSNYQKYQAHLTAGQVALFELYPETFEMPIYQSKRLHHIPQWLEEATRKNQKDAELIDDGNGITNVWPGVPFPTPENALEILWNHLIAWRSISAKGTFVEATIHPEQRHYLIKTEVEIAMPYYQPDRVPVTDNIILTYYLTRITSPARIAGGATLVHDSMNPKMGQRQSWIYNVSQRRVRRLPFLGYDTPNMNSDDIRVVDEVNLFNGSPDRYNWKSNGRKTLYIPYNSKVLAQSTSDIESLLTPYHLNTAPTRYELHRVWELEATLKEKQHHIYARRKLYLDEDSWMALIAEQYDQSDALWRVSLSHTQYMPDMPGVMKVADVFHDLNSKSYYVQSLIEDNGRWIEFSNKLPEKSHFNPVSLKRRSTR; the protein is encoded by the coding sequence ATGATTAGGATATCCCCGGTATTACGCAGACGACGGAAACAAGCGTTCATCAGTCTGATGATGCTTATGCTCTGCACAACATCTTATGCCGGACAAACGATGGATGATTCACTGACTCCCACAGGGGCAATCTTACAAGGGTCTGACGACGGTCAAATACCGGATTGGGTATCAGACAAAACCGTCGCAGATGAGCTTCATCAACAACTCGACAAAGACACCCCGCTCTTTGTCATCAACGGTTCTAACTATCAGAAATATCAGGCACACCTAACCGCTGGACAGGTTGCGTTGTTTGAGCTGTATCCAGAAACCTTTGAAATGCCGATATACCAAAGCAAGCGCCTGCATCACATTCCGCAGTGGCTTGAAGAAGCAACACGAAAAAACCAAAAGGACGCAGAACTGATAGATGATGGCAACGGCATTACCAATGTCTGGCCAGGAGTTCCGTTTCCAACCCCCGAAAATGCACTGGAAATTCTATGGAATCACTTAATTGCATGGCGGAGTATATCGGCCAAAGGGACCTTCGTTGAGGCTACTATTCATCCTGAACAACGCCATTATCTGATTAAAACAGAAGTGGAAATTGCCATGCCCTACTACCAACCAGATAGGGTGCCGGTCACCGACAATATTATTCTGACCTACTACTTAACCCGCATTACCTCCCCTGCTCGTATCGCAGGAGGCGCCACACTGGTTCATGATTCGATGAACCCCAAAATGGGCCAAAGGCAATCTTGGATTTACAACGTATCCCAGCGCAGAGTTCGTCGCCTACCCTTTTTAGGGTATGACACACCCAACATGAATTCGGATGATATTCGGGTGGTGGATGAAGTGAACTTGTTTAATGGTTCGCCAGACCGTTATAACTGGAAATCAAACGGGAGAAAGACCCTCTATATTCCCTACAATTCAAAGGTGCTAGCTCAGTCAACTTCAGATATTGAATCGTTATTAACGCCCTATCATCTCAATACAGCACCTACCCGTTATGAATTACATAGAGTCTGGGAACTTGAAGCCACACTCAAAGAAAAACAACATCATATTTATGCCCGAAGAAAGCTTTATCTCGATGAAGACAGTTGGATGGCTCTGATCGCTGAACAATACGACCAATCCGATGCGCTCTGGCGAGTGAGTCTATCCCACACTCAGTACATGCCTGATATGCCGGGCGTGATGAAGGTTGCGGATGTATTTCATGACCTGAACAGCAAGAGTTACTATGTTCAATCACTCATTGAAGATAATGGCCGCTGGATTGAATTTTCAAATAAGCTCCCCGAGAAGTCTCACTTTAATCCTGTCAGTCTGAAGCGACGCAGCACCCGCTAA
- a CDS encoding GNAT family N-acetyltransferase translates to MLQVKFIPSITAVLEQEFAPLVGDYPFLSYSFLRLLEDSKVVGEGTGWHVNHCVCYQDGRLIAFLPLFLKYHSYGEYVFDHTWADAYYRYGFDYYPKLVSCVPFTPITGPRFCCKLGDQQRMTLYTQVIQTIKASAREQEVSSFHLLFPTEQELSVAQPDLDFSRRAVHFQWCNRNYQSFDDFLSRFSSRKRKNVKKERKALQDKLISFEVLSGDDIQPQHWDAFYKFYVITYAKRSGHGGYLNKSFFAALSETMSDQLVLVMAKRDGKYIAGALNFKDKDKLYGRYWGAIEHHEFLHFETCYYQGIEYCIQNQLIGFDPGVQGEHKIQRGFEPVYTFSGHWIRDEAFRLAILRAVEEEGAYIDAYFNETTNALPFKHGIDELDGAIEIQDGNEKR, encoded by the coding sequence ATGCTGCAAGTCAAATTCATTCCTTCAATTACTGCTGTTCTAGAGCAGGAATTTGCTCCCTTGGTCGGGGATTATCCTTTCTTGTCTTATTCCTTCTTGCGGTTATTAGAAGACTCAAAGGTGGTCGGTGAGGGCACTGGCTGGCATGTGAACCATTGTGTGTGTTATCAGGATGGCCGTCTAATTGCTTTCCTTCCGTTATTTTTGAAGTACCACAGCTACGGCGAATATGTGTTCGATCATACCTGGGCTGATGCCTATTATCGGTACGGCTTTGATTATTATCCTAAGCTGGTGTCTTGTGTACCGTTCACACCTATTACTGGCCCAAGGTTCTGTTGCAAGCTGGGCGATCAGCAACGGATGACGCTTTACACGCAGGTGATTCAAACCATTAAAGCGTCTGCCAGAGAACAGGAGGTGTCTTCGTTTCATCTGCTGTTTCCAACAGAACAAGAACTTTCGGTGGCTCAACCAGACCTGGATTTTTCACGACGTGCCGTGCATTTCCAATGGTGTAATCGTAATTACCAAAGCTTTGATGATTTTCTGTCGCGTTTCAGTTCTCGTAAACGTAAGAATGTTAAGAAAGAGCGCAAAGCATTGCAGGATAAACTCATCAGCTTTGAAGTGCTTTCCGGAGATGATATCCAACCTCAGCATTGGGATGCCTTCTACAAGTTTTATGTGATTACCTATGCAAAGCGAAGCGGTCATGGTGGTTATTTAAATAAGTCCTTTTTTGCGGCGTTGTCCGAAACTATGTCGGATCAATTAGTGTTGGTAATGGCGAAACGCGATGGTAAGTACATTGCCGGTGCATTGAATTTTAAGGACAAAGATAAGTTATATGGTCGTTACTGGGGCGCTATTGAACACCATGAGTTTCTTCATTTTGAAACCTGTTACTACCAAGGCATTGAATATTGTATTCAGAATCAGCTGATAGGATTCGATCCCGGGGTTCAGGGAGAACATAAGATTCAACGAGGGTTCGAGCCGGTTTATACCTTCTCAGGCCATTGGATTCGGGATGAGGCTTTCCGATTAGCTATACTTCGAGCAGTGGAAGAAGAAGGGGCGTATATAGACGCTTACTTTAATGAAACAACCAATGCCTTACCGTTTAAGCATGGAATAGATGAATTGGACGGTGCTATTGAAATTCAAGACGGTAATGAGAAACGCTAA